One part of the Amaranthus tricolor cultivar Red isolate AtriRed21 chromosome 16, ASM2621246v1, whole genome shotgun sequence genome encodes these proteins:
- the LOC130802604 gene encoding uncharacterized protein LOC130802604, which yields MSSNSSSPCSKKSKVKGRQPDLRELLFKRMKSQQTSNEGNESSPLSSPLSPPLSSPPSEDVNMEVGGSSSCDEPLDDEWVYDVELLPHDPGLRKNIMDYPPNERNPRDVEINKGGDAFVVGGFRAWSKPDRLEKHVGGIKSAHNIAYEKYVNLRDAKKTSIEFVFDNASEVQMNEYHIRLNASLTCLRFLLGQGLAFRGHDESEESYSRGNFLELLKWLGGKVEEIGKYTFQNAPKNCQLTSPKIQKDIITCCAKETTKRIIEEVGDGYFSILADESSDVSQKEQLALVLRFVNRENGSVVERFLGILHVGDTTALSLKNAIMSLLMEHSLSPSMIRGQGYDGASNMRGEINGLKTLIMNDTPRAYYIHCFAHQLQLTLVAVAKKNVNCTWLFDVLANLLNVVGASCKRRDLIRKNQAQVVAQALEVGEIESGSGLNQERRLSRPGDTRWGSHYKCLISIINLFPSIVKVLEEIGENGSPDDKLKAQIDVPSMDAQYVPQGRSRRFAKQATNLHHFRVAIFLEVIDLHLQEIDNRFNEKNMELLTCMASLSPRGNFSSFDKERILKLASLYPEEFSCFDLTALDLQLDVFLDSMQNDERFHDLQDINSLSMMLYLLYYQKEFKERSTMENYNREEIQASVWFQVYLWMYSPNTM from the exons aTGTCAAGTAATTCAAGTTCACCTTGTTCGAAAAAGTCAAAAGTAAAGGGAAGACAACCCGATCTTCgtgaattattgtttaaaagaatgaaatcccAACAAACATCTAACGAAGGCAATGAATCTTctcctttaagttcccctctaagtcctcctttaagttcccctccAAGTGAAGATGTTAATATGGAAGTAGGTGGTTCAAGTAGTTGTGATGAACCATTGGATGATGAATGGGTGTATGATGTTGAACTTCTTCCTCATGACCCGGGATTGAGGAAAAACATAATGGATTATCCCCCTAATGAAAGAAATCCG AGGGATGTTGAAATTAACAAGGGGGGTGATGCATTTGTTGTCGGAGGGTTTAGAGCGTGGAGTAAACCTGATAGGCTTGAGAAGCATGTTGGAGGAATTAAAAGTGCTCATAATATTGCTTATGAGAAATATGTGAATCTAAGAGATGCAAAGAAGACATCAATTGAATTTGTATTTGATAATGCGAGTGAGGTTCAAATGAACGAATATCATATTCGTTTGAATGCATCCTTAACTTGTTTGAGATTTCTTTTGGGCCAAGGTTTGGCATTCCGGGGACATGATGAAAGTGAGGAGTCATATAGTAGAGGTAACTTTCTTGAGCTTTTGAAGTGGTTGGGGGGGAAGGTTGAGGAAATAGGAAAATATACTTTCCAAAATGCACccaaaaattgtcaattaacatctcccaaaattcaaaaagacattATCACTTGTTGTGCAAAAGAGACTACTAAGCGCATAATAGAAGAGGTTGGTGATGGTTACTTTTCTATTTTGGCCGATGAATCAAGTGATGTGTCTCAAAAAGAACAACTAGCTCTTGTTTTGCGGTTTGTTAATAGAGAAAATGGATCGGTAGTGGAACGCTTTTTAGGCATTCTACATGTGGGTGATACTACCGCTTTGTCTCTTAAAAATGCCATTATGTCCTTGCTTATGGAACATTCATTGAGTCCTTCCATGATAAGAGGTCAAGGGTATGATGGGGCAAGTAACATGAGGGGTGAAATCAATGGCCTCAAGACTTTGATTATGAATGATACTCCAAGAGCCTATTACATTCATTGTTTTGCTCATCAACTTCAACTAACTCTAGTTGCGGTTGCTAAAAAGAATGTTAATTGTACTTGGCTTTTTGACGTACTTGCAAACTTGTTAAATGTGGTGGGAGCTTCTTGTAAGAGAAGAGACCTTATTCGAAAAAACCAAGCTCAAGTAGTGGCTCAAGctttggaagtgggggaaattgAAAGTGGATCGGGTTTGAATCAAGAACGTCGTTTGAGTAGGCCGGGAGATACACGTTGGGGATCTCATTACAAGTGTCTAATAAGTATCATCAACTTGTTTCCTTCAATTGTTAAAGTGCTTGAGGAGATTGGAGAAAATGGCTCTCCGGATGATAAGCTCAAAGCTCAA ATTGATGTTCCATCTATGGATGCTCAATATGTACCTCAAGGAAGATCAAGACGTTTTGCTAAACAAGCAACAAATCTACATCATTTTCGGGTTGCAATCTTTTTGGAAGTAATAGATTTGCATCTTCAAGAGATTGATAACCGTTTTAATGAGAAGAACATGGAGTTACTTACATGCATGGCTTCCCTGAGTCCTAGAGGTAACTTTTCATCTTTTGATAAAGAGAGGATACTTAAACTTGCTTCTTTATATCCCGAAGAGTTTTCATGTTTTGATTTAACGGCTCTTGATCTTCaacttgatgtcttcttggattcTATGCAAAATGATGAAAGATTTCATGATTTGCAAGATATCAATTCTCTTTCCATGATGCTT tatctcttatattatcaaaaagaGTTCAAAGAACGCTCAactatggagaattacaatagagaagagatacaGGCTAGTGTTTGGTTTCAGGTGTATTTGTGGATGTATTCACCAAAtacaatgtga